The genomic window ACAAGACCAATAGGAGCGCCGTGACAGCGGCGAGGGAGCGCTTCATTCGTACTCCTCCATAGCGATGCGGGTATGTGTTTCAACGGCGTCCGGCCAGACGATCCGGACCTGCCCGTGGTGCATCTCGACGCGACACGGTGCCTCGTCACGCCGGGTGGACGACTCGACGAGCACGGCGACCCAGTCCCCGGTGGCCGAGAACTCGGCCCACGGCACGCGGATCAGATCGCCGACCGGCGAGGCGTCCTCGAACTCGGTGCTGCCGCTGGCCCCGTCACCGAGGAGCGGCACCACCCTGCTGCGTGGCGTGCCGAGGCCCGGATCGGACCCCGGCTCGGCACGCGAGAACGGGAGCGGCCAGCCGCCGATGCGGAGCGCCACCGCATCCGGGGCGGTCTCTGCCACCCGGACGAGGCGGATCTCCCACGGGCCGCGGACCAGTGAGAACGTGGTGATGCGACCGGCCCGGCGGAGTTTTCCGGGGAGGCCTTCGCCGTGGTTGCGGGCCGGCGGATCAGGGTCCAGCCAGTGCGCCTCGGCGACCGAACCCCCCACCCCGACAGACCCGTCGAGGTGTACGGCGAGAGTGCGCATACCGGTCCGGTGCGATCGGCGCCCGGCCGTGTCGACGAGGACCACCGACTGGTCGAGCGGGTCGGTCCAGCCGCTGTCGTCGAGCACCGGCGAGGTGGCCGTCGAGTACCCGAGCCGGGCGTAGAGCGGCGAATCCCCGCCGGGAACACCCTCGAAGCCGTGATCGGTCCCGTGGTTGATCACCCGCACGACCCCGTCGGCCTTCGTTCCGGAGATCAGCCAACCCGGCGCGCGAACCGCCCGCAGCACGTCACCGGTCTCCACCGGCAGCAGCTCGGGGTCAGCCGCCCACACCGGATGATCCTCGGGAAGAGCGATACCGAGCAAACCCTTGCTGGCCCAGTACGGCGAACCAGGTCCCGAGTAGGACTGGGCCAACCGCGGCCACTCATGGTGCCAGCCGAGTGTGAGCAGGTCCTGCTCGAAGTGCCCGACGATGCTGCCCGCCGCGTGTTTCAACTGCCCGAGCGAATGCGACGGTACGCCGGCCAGCACGCCCGCCCAGAACGGCGCGGCGGCGGCGAACCGGTAGATCAGGCTGCGGCCCTGGATCAGGGGTGATCCGTTCGCGCCGACCAGGGCGAGAGCGTCGGTGAGGAAACGATCGAGGTCCTTTTTGGAAGTCGCGCTCAGTGAAGGTGCACCGGACATCCGCGACCACAGCACCGGGTACAGGTGCAGCGCCCAGCCGGTGTAGTGGTCGTAGGCCCGGGACGCGCCGTCGGCCAGCCAGCCGTCCGCGCGGCGGAACGTCTCGTGGGTGGCGAGATCCGCTTCCATCTCGGCGTCGGAGTAGGGCCCGCCGACCGACTTCAGGAACGTCTGCACGACCAGGCGGAACCAGACCCAGTTGATCCGCGGGTACGTGTCGTCGCCGACCGCCGGGGACAGGTAGTCGACGACTTGTTCCTGCACCACGCTGTCGAGGCGGTCCCACAGCCACGGCCGGGTCATGTCCAGGATCAGCGCGATCGAGGCGGCTTCCACTTTGGCCTGGGCGTGCTCGGTCAGGCGTACCCACCGCTCGGAGGAACCCGGATCTACGCCCGCCACTAGCCCGGCCGCATAGCGTTCGAGCAGCTCGTCCTGGCCTTGGCCACGCTCACCGGCGATCCGGAAGCCGGCCGTCAGGAACGTCCGGGCGAAACCTTCCAGTCCGTCGACCGCACGGCCGTAACCACCCTCGGCACCCGGCAGCAGGATCTGCGCACGGTTCGGTGACGAGTGACGGACGGTGGCGGCGAGCAGGCGGTCGGCGTATCCGGTCCAGTCGGATCGGCTGGCGAGGGCAGGGTTCAACGCGGGCACATCACGCTCCGAAGGCGATCGGACGGGTACCGTGATCGGTTTCCGGGAAGTAAAACGCTCACAATCGACCATGTCAATAAGTTGTTCACTCACAGAGCGCCAAAAGTAGTCAAACAACGCCTTGAACTGGCTCTTTACCGGCTCCATTCCACTGCGGACCGGGGCTTTTCTTGTTTCAGCACCGTTAAAGTGATCTGATACGATCGCGTTCGATCACAGGGGGAGACATGCGCGTGGCACCCGCCGGCGACCGCCGGACCTGGGACAGTGTCGACCAGCCGACCGTCCGGGCCCTCGAGGAGCGCGCCCGCGCCGCCCTCGGCACCCCCTGGCCCACTCCCCTGGCCCACGACTTCGCCCGGGTGTTCCGCGACGGCGACCGGGACACGTACGAGCAGGCGATCTGGGTCCGGCACGAACGGCTGGCCCGCGCGGTGGCCCTGGCCGCCGCCACCCTCGATCCGATGTGGCTGGACGAGGTCGCCGACGGAGTGATCCTGTTCTGCGAGCAGAGCACCTGGTGCTGGCCCGCTCACGACGACACCCTCGAACGGCACGGCTCGGTGCTGCCGACCGTCACCGACCCCTACGTCGACCTCGGCGCCGGGGAGGTCGCCGCCGACCTGGCCTGGACCGACCACGTGCTGGGCGCTCTGCTGGACGAGCGATACCCCGGACTGCGGGACCGGATTCGGTACGAGGTGAAACGTCGCGTGTTCGACCCGTTCACCGCACGCCGCGACTGGCAGTGGCTGGGGCTCGACGGCGACGTCAACAACTGGAACCCGTGGATCCACAGCAACATCCTGGTCGCCGCTCTTCTGCTCGCGCCCGAGTCCTCCTCGCTGGTCGACCTGGTCGTGGAAGGGCTCGCGCACTACGAGGCGGCGATTCCGGCGGACGGGGCGATCGACGAGGGCTACCACTACTGGTGGTACGGGGCCTGCCGTTACCTGGAAGCCCTGGAACTGCTCGGGAGACCGCTCGACGCGTCGCTGGTCGCGTTCCCGCATCGGGTGCACCTGGGCGGCCCGTGGTACCTGAACCATGCCGACGGCCCGGCGAAACCCTCGTACCAGCAGCCCTGGCACGCCCTTCATCGTCTGGCGCGACTGGTCGGCTCGGCGGAGGCCGAGGCACACGCCGCCGCCCAGCGCCGGCCAGGCGAACCGGTCGCGCACGAGACCCAGGGGCTCGGCTATCTGCTGCACGCGCTGACCGACGCCGACTGGATCGCGGCGGTGCCCGGCTCGTCACCGCTGCCCCGCGAGGTGTGGTTCCCGTCCACACAGGTGCTGCTCGCCCGGCAGCACGCCGGTTCCGCCGCCGGGCTGACGCTCGCGGTCAAAGGTGGCCACAACGACGAGAACCACAACCACAACGACATCGGCAGTTTCATCATCGCCCGTGACGGGGTGCCGATCCTGGTCGATCCGGGGCGGCCCACGTACACCGCGCAGACGTTCGGCCCGCAGCGCTACGACATCTGGACCATGCAGTCCGCCTGGCACAACACGCCGACGATCCGGGGCACGCAACAGGCGCCCGGCCGCGCCTTCGCGGCGAGGGACGTCACCGTCGGCGACGGCACCGTCAGCATGGACATCGCCGGGGCCTATCCGCGTGACGACATCCGCTCATGGGTCCGCACGGCACGGCTGGACCGCTCGACCGGTACCGTCACCATCCGTGACACCTGGGAACTCGCCCCCTCCCCCGGCCCCGGCTCCGCGCCGACCGTGATCCACTTGATCGTCGCCGGGGACCCCGAGCCGGGCTTCCTGCCGGACGGGCTGCCGTACTCGATCGTGGTGAAGGAACTCGACGACCCGATGCTGTCCGGCGTGTGGGGTTCCCGCCTGACCCGCCTGGACATCGACGTCACCTCACTGGGCCCCGTCGGCACCTATGAACTGTCCGTTTCGTTCGCTGAGGAGAATCGGTGAGTACACCCGACAAGCGGGGACCTCTGCAGGTGGCCCGCCGGGCACGTCTGCTGGAACAGTTGCAGCGAGACGGCGTGCTGCGGGTCTCCGACCTCACCGACGCGCTCGGCGCCTCCACCGTGACGATCCGCCGCGACATCGCCCAGCTCGCATCCGAAGGCCTGGTCCGGCGAGTGCACGGCGGCGTGGCCCTGCCGTCGTCCGCCGCAGCCGCCGACGAACCTTTCAGCGGCAGCCTCGGCATGCTCGTCCCGTCGCTCGACTACTACTACCCGCACGTGGCCCGCGGCGCCGAAGAGGCCGCCCGCGACCTGGACATGAGGATCGTGCTGCGCGGCTCGTCCTACCAGACCGAAGACGACCGCCCACAGATCGACCGCCTCGTCGACCAGGGCGTCGACGCGCTGATCGTGGCACCCCGGATGGACGCGCCGACCGCCCGGCACACCATCGAATGGCTGGCCGGCCTCGGCCTTCCGGTCGTCCTGCTGGAACGCACCGCCACCGCCGGCCCGCACCACGCCCCCCTCGAATCGGTCGTCTCCGACCACGCGCAGGGCGCCGGTATGGCCGTCCGGCACATGGCCGGACTCGGCCACCGCAAAGTCGGCGTGGTCCTGGCGGCTTTGAGCCCGACCAGCCCGCACATCCACCGAGGCTGGCAGGAGACCGCGGTCGAACTGGGCCTGGACATCACCGACACCGTCGACGAGCGGGTGCCCGACGCCCGCTCCCCCGAATCCGAGGCCGCCCTGGACCACGCCCTGGACCGGGCACTGGCGACCGGCACCACAGCCCTGCTGGTGCATGCGGACGCCGAAGCGATAGCGCTGGTCCAGCGCTGCGAGGAACGCCACCTGTCCATCCCCGGCGACCTGTCGGTGATCGCCTACGACGACGAGGTGGCCGGCCTGTTCAGCCCCGCCCTGACGGCGGTCCGCCCACCCCGCCGCTCGATCGGCCGGGCCGCGGTCCGCTTGGCCGCCGACCGCCTGGCCGATCCGGGCCGCCCCACTCACCGCATGCTGATCAGCCCCTCCTTGCGCCTCCGCGACTCGGTCGCGGCCCCACACTGAGGCTCTCCAGCGCGGGCATCCGCCACCCCTCGGCCAGCCGTGACGGGTGCACGTTGGAGCCGCCGCCGAAGAACTCGCAGAACTTCATGATCAGCGGGTCCCAGCGCAGCGGGTCGACGTAGGCGGTGCCCGGCACCAGCAGGGCATCGTCCACATGGGTGCGGACGACCTCGATCTCGTACGCGGTGGCACCGGCCCCCGCCAGCCGGTGCGTGCCGACCACCCGGCCCTCGATCTGGATCGGGCACTCGGCCACCCGCGGCGGCCCGACCAGGTCGGAACGCTGCCCGGTCAGGCCGCCGAGCGCGAACTTGTCCGCGACGTGGCGGTAACCCTGCGCCGCCTTGGCCTCCGGCACGTCCGGCCGCCCGGTCGTCATCGCGATCCGGTCGACCGCCCCGGCCAGCGACGACGGCGCCAGGTTGAGCACACACTCCCGCTCGCGCAGCAGGTTGGCCCCGGTACGACTGCGGTCGCCCATGCCGGCCATCGCGGTCTGCCCGATCCACCAGGCCGACGACATCGGCGCCAGGTTGGCGGTCCGGTCCTCGTTGAGCGTGCTGACCAGCACGACGGGCGTGCCGAAGTAGAGGACCTTGAGCCCCGGAACGATATGCATCGCCCCATGCTGGTCCCCCGGCCGGACAAGCGCTGGCGCGTTTCGGACGTCGCGCTTCGCTCAGCTCCGGTGCCGCATGGGCCGTACATCGGCCGGTGCCCCCGGCGACCCACCCGGTGTGGCCCGGTAGTCCGGCACCCCCACGCACGTGAGGATCAACGCGTCCAGCGGTGCTCCGACCAGGGCCGGGATCTCGCTGTCGAGGAAGGTCATGCCGGTCGCGCTCGCCCCCATCGCGTACGCGATCAGGTGCAACCGCCCCTCGACCAGCCCGGCGGCCAGTTGCGCGGCCCGGTACTCGCGGTCGTCCAAGCTCGCCACGTCAGCCGCGGTGATCACCACGAAGGCCGCGTCCCGGCTCAGCCCTTGCTCCAGGCTCACCCGGTAGAGCTCGTCACGCTGGTTGCCGGCGTGAATCGGGGTATCGAGATCGGGCCACCGGTACACGCCCGGCGACACACCGTCGACGGCGTGCACGGCTACGAACTGCGGCAGGTCGATGCCACGGACCGCCAGCCGCAGGCCGGTGGTGAGCACGTTCTCCGGCACCGTACGGGCCGGGTCCATCCGCCGTTGCGAGCCGCGGGCGAGCACCACCGCCTCGACCGGCCCGGCCCCCGTCTCCGGCACGCCGACCGGGTCGCCGTCCGCCCACGGTTCCCCCAGCACGGTCCGGTCACCGGCCCGCTGCGCCGCCGTCACCAGCGGGAACTCCACCGGATCCCGGTCGACGTCGCCGGTGGCCGCCGGGCCGGACGACGTCGACGCGGGCCGACGCAGGCCGAGCCCGACCACGGCGACCGGCCATTCGTGTACACCGTCCGCGCCGACCAGTTCGGTGACCGCCCGATCCGGGAAGGTGGTGTAGAGCCGCGCCGGGATGCCCGCGGAACGGGCCAGAGCCAGGGTCTGAGCCAGCATCGTGCCCGCGTCCCAGTAGACATGTCGGAAGCCACGCTCGCGATACCGCCAGCCGGTTCGCCACGGGACGCCGGTGACCACGAGCGCCGCGTCGCCACCGCTCGGCGCGGGCGCGACCCGCACCAGGGCGTGCCCGGCCGGGTCGTACCAGTGCACGCCGGCGGGAAGCCCGTCGAGACCGTCCGGGAGGAGCACGTACAGCTCCAGCGGGAAGCGCCCGCCCGCTGAACCCGCCGCCCGGAACAGATGGGTGATCCCGTTGCTGCGCCGGGAGGTACGCACGACGCCCGCGGACAGGTGCAGCAGCCGGGCGAGATGCGGCAGGTCGAGGTCACGGGCCGCGACCTGCGCCGTGCCGGCCAGCACGTCGACGGCCGGTGGCTCGGTCGGCGGCAGGTCCCGGGGCAGCGCGAAACGAGGCAGGTCGTCGGCATACCGCTTGTAGAACAACGGGAACCGGTCGAAGTCGTCGGGTTTCAGGTCCAGGACAAGACGCGGATCGGAGATGACGTCGTCCCACTCCCGTCCCGGCTCGTAGGAGTTCAGCCTGTGCAGAATCTGGGTCGCGGTCTCCACCGATCCGACTCTAGATGTGCCGGCCGCCTACTCAGCGCAAGGCGGCTTCCAAGGGCTGCCGATGCCGCTGGGTCCACGTATACGCGTCCCGTACCGCATCGATCACGCCCGACGACCGCAACCGCGACATCGCCGGGTCGCCGGAGTCCGCACCCGCCTCGATGCCTCGCCAGCAGCGATCCTGCCACCAGAGGATCGCCGGGACCAGGCCGGCCCGGATCGACCGAAGGCCGTAACCGTCGATGATCTCCCGGATCAGCCGGGCCGCCTCCGGAACGTCCGGACCGGCCGGTCCCAGGCCCGCGAACTGCCAGCACGCGTGGGCCACGTCGTGCACCCGCTTGCCGGGTGCGGCGAGGTCCCAGTCCAGGAACGCCACCGCCCGATCATCGCGGTAGACGGTGTTCTTCGGGGACAGGTCGTTGTGGCAGACGACCTCGTGCGGGCCGGCCAGGGTGGTGCCGGCGGTCAGGCCGTGGAACTCGCGGATCAGGCGGCCCACCGACACCAGGTTCGCGGTGCGGGAACCGGTCAGCGGAACCGACCCGGGCAGGAATTCGAGCATGTCCCGGCCCTGGTCGTCGACGCCCAGGTAGCGGGGTGATCCGCTCCACGACTCCAGGTGCCGCAACACCGCGTGCACGAACGGCGGATCAGGCGGCGGCGTCTTGCGGACCGTGCCGCCGACCCGGACCGCGTCGCCGATGAAACCACCCGGCAATGGCTGTTCCAGCATCAGACCACTCTGGCACCCGCGGCTCAGGCGGCTCGGGCGCCCGCCAGGAAACTGTCGGCCTGCTGGGTCAGGCGGGGCAGTCCGAGGGCGCGGGCCCAGCGGGCGATCTCGCCGGCCAGGCGGTCGGCGCCGGA from Actinoplanes derwentensis includes these protein-coding regions:
- a CDS encoding DUF2264 domain-containing protein, with the protein product MPALNPALASRSDWTGYADRLLAATVRHSSPNRAQILLPGAEGGYGRAVDGLEGFARTFLTAGFRIAGERGQGQDELLERYAAGLVAGVDPGSSERWVRLTEHAQAKVEAASIALILDMTRPWLWDRLDSVVQEQVVDYLSPAVGDDTYPRINWVWFRLVVQTFLKSVGGPYSDAEMEADLATHETFRRADGWLADGASRAYDHYTGWALHLYPVLWSRMSGAPSLSATSKKDLDRFLTDALALVGANGSPLIQGRSLIYRFAAAAPFWAGVLAGVPSHSLGQLKHAAGSIVGHFEQDLLTLGWHHEWPRLAQSYSGPGSPYWASKGLLGIALPEDHPVWAADPELLPVETGDVLRAVRAPGWLISGTKADGVVRVINHGTDHGFEGVPGGDSPLYARLGYSTATSPVLDDSGWTDPLDQSVVLVDTAGRRSHRTGMRTLAVHLDGSVGVGGSVAEAHWLDPDPPARNHGEGLPGKLRRAGRITTFSLVRGPWEIRLVRVAETAPDAVALRIGGWPLPFSRAEPGSDPGLGTPRSRVVPLLGDGASGSTEFEDASPVGDLIRVPWAEFSATGDWVAVLVESSTRRDEAPCRVEMHHGQVRIVWPDAVETHTRIAMEEYE
- a CDS encoding flavin reductase family protein, which produces MHIVPGLKVLYFGTPVVLVSTLNEDRTANLAPMSSAWWIGQTAMAGMGDRSRTGANLLRERECVLNLAPSSLAGAVDRIAMTTGRPDVPEAKAAQGYRHVADKFALGGLTGQRSDLVGPPRVAECPIQIEGRVVGTHRLAGAGATAYEIEVVRTHVDDALLVPGTAYVDPLRWDPLIMKFCEFFGGGSNVHPSRLAEGWRMPALESLSVGPRPSRGGARRG
- a CDS encoding heparinase II/III domain-containing protein; its protein translation is MRVAPAGDRRTWDSVDQPTVRALEERARAALGTPWPTPLAHDFARVFRDGDRDTYEQAIWVRHERLARAVALAAATLDPMWLDEVADGVILFCEQSTWCWPAHDDTLERHGSVLPTVTDPYVDLGAGEVAADLAWTDHVLGALLDERYPGLRDRIRYEVKRRVFDPFTARRDWQWLGLDGDVNNWNPWIHSNILVAALLLAPESSSLVDLVVEGLAHYEAAIPADGAIDEGYHYWWYGACRYLEALELLGRPLDASLVAFPHRVHLGGPWYLNHADGPAKPSYQQPWHALHRLARLVGSAEAEAHAAAQRRPGEPVAHETQGLGYLLHALTDADWIAAVPGSSPLPREVWFPSTQVLLARQHAGSAAGLTLAVKGGHNDENHNHNDIGSFIIARDGVPILVDPGRPTYTAQTFGPQRYDIWTMQSAWHNTPTIRGTQQAPGRAFAARDVTVGDGTVSMDIAGAYPRDDIRSWVRTARLDRSTGTVTIRDTWELAPSPGPGSAPTVIHLIVAGDPEPGFLPDGLPYSIVVKELDDPMLSGVWGSRLTRLDIDVTSLGPVGTYELSVSFAEENR
- a CDS encoding nitroreductase family protein; this translates as METATQILHRLNSYEPGREWDDVISDPRLVLDLKPDDFDRFPLFYKRYADDLPRFALPRDLPPTEPPAVDVLAGTAQVAARDLDLPHLARLLHLSAGVVRTSRRSNGITHLFRAAGSAGGRFPLELYVLLPDGLDGLPAGVHWYDPAGHALVRVAPAPSGGDAALVVTGVPWRTGWRYRERGFRHVYWDAGTMLAQTLALARSAGIPARLYTTFPDRAVTELVGADGVHEWPVAVVGLGLRRPASTSSGPAATGDVDRDPVEFPLVTAAQRAGDRTVLGEPWADGDPVGVPETGAGPVEAVVLARGSQRRMDPARTVPENVLTTGLRLAVRGIDLPQFVAVHAVDGVSPGVYRWPDLDTPIHAGNQRDELYRVSLEQGLSRDAAFVVITAADVASLDDREYRAAQLAAGLVEGRLHLIAYAMGASATGMTFLDSEIPALVGAPLDALILTCVGVPDYRATPGGSPGAPADVRPMRHRS
- a CDS encoding phosphotransferase gives rise to the protein MLEQPLPGGFIGDAVRVGGTVRKTPPPDPPFVHAVLRHLESWSGSPRYLGVDDQGRDMLEFLPGSVPLTGSRTANLVSVGRLIREFHGLTAGTTLAGPHEVVCHNDLSPKNTVYRDDRAVAFLDWDLAAPGKRVHDVAHACWQFAGLGPAGPDVPEAARLIREIIDGYGLRSIRAGLVPAILWWQDRCWRGIEAGADSGDPAMSRLRSSGVIDAVRDAYTWTQRHRQPLEAALR
- a CDS encoding substrate-binding domain-containing protein; the encoded protein is MSTPDKRGPLQVARRARLLEQLQRDGVLRVSDLTDALGASTVTIRRDIAQLASEGLVRRVHGGVALPSSAAAADEPFSGSLGMLVPSLDYYYPHVARGAEEAARDLDMRIVLRGSSYQTEDDRPQIDRLVDQGVDALIVAPRMDAPTARHTIEWLAGLGLPVVLLERTATAGPHHAPLESVVSDHAQGAGMAVRHMAGLGHRKVGVVLAALSPTSPHIHRGWQETAVELGLDITDTVDERVPDARSPESEAALDHALDRALATGTTALLVHADAEAIALVQRCEERHLSIPGDLSVIAYDDEVAGLFSPALTAVRPPRRSIGRAAVRLAADRLADPGRPTHRMLISPSLRLRDSVAAPH